In the Telopea speciosissima isolate NSW1024214 ecotype Mountain lineage chromosome 2, Tspe_v1, whole genome shotgun sequence genome, one interval contains:
- the LOC122649648 gene encoding protein DA1-related 2-like isoform X2, giving the protein MASSEVNHLAQPCVYGQFVSSYAERKSRFMKWIGKVFKVGSGRRVMGGRHPQFLGDENIVSRAPVRSTDERSRTENDELDHAIALSLAEDSKKRQGYRSRKDNDEDLSRALQESTNMSGYPPYPPPQYFPGGYRFCGGCNRDIGYGNYLGCMGTYWHPECFRCHACHHPITENEIPTNGSGLIEYRSHPFWCQKYCPSHEYDNTVRCCSCERLESWNAKYISLDDGRSLCFECMESAIMDTGDCQPLYHSIRDYYEGMNMKLDQQIPMLLVERQALNEAIEGEKNGHHHMPETRGLCLSEEQTVTGILRRPRIGGNRLTGMKTQSQKLTRKCEVTAILVLYGLPRLLTGSILAHELMHGWLRLKGYRNLSPEVEEGICQVLSHMWLESEVMPRSRGMPSTSMASSSSSSSSYKKGSKSEVEKKLGEFFMHQIAQDTSTAYGEGFRAANAAVNRYGLRSTLDHIRLTGNFPL; this is encoded by the exons ATGGCTTCTTCAGAAGTAAACCATCTTGCTCAGCCTTGCGTCTACG GGCAATTTGTTTCCTCATATGCCGAGAGAAAGTCTCGCTTCATGAAATGGATTGGCAAAGTCTTTAAAGTGGGATCGGGTCGGAGAGTAATGGGTGGTCGGCATCCACAATTTCTCGGGGATGAGAACATTGTGTCTCGTGCTCCAGTTAGATCTACG GATGAGAGATCTAGAACTGAGAATGATGAGTTGGACCATGCAATCGCACTTTCTCTGGCGGAAGATTCTAAAAAACGACAAG GGTACAGAAGCCGCAAGGACAATGATGAAGACCTTTCTAGAGCACTTCAAGAAAGCACGAATATGTCTGGATATCCTCCTTACCCTCCACCACAATATTTCCCTGGAGGATATAG ATTTTGTGGTGGCTGTAATCGTGATATAGGCTATGGAAATTATTTAGGGTGTATGGGAACCTACTGGCACCCAGAGTGTTTCCGTTGTCATGCTTGTCATCACCCGATCACTGAGAATGAG ATCCCTACAAATGGAAGTGGTTTAATCGAGTATAGATCTCATCCATTTTGGTGTCAAAAATATTGTCCTTCACATGAGTATGATAATACTGTTCGTTGTTGCAGTTGTGAGCGGTTGGAG TCATGGAATGCAAAATACATTTCTTTGGATGATGGAAGGAGTTTATGCTTTGAGTGCATGGAGTCTGCTATCATGGATACGGGTGACTGCCAACCCCTTTACCATTCCATCAGAGATTACTATGAAGGAATGAATATGAAACTAGATCAACAGATTCCCATGCTTCTGGTCGAAAGACAAGCCCTCAACGAAGCTATTGAGGGGGAGAAAAAT GGCCACCATCACATGCCTGAGACAAGGGGTTTATGTCTATCCGAAGAGCAGACTGTTACCGGT ATACTTCGAAGGCCGAGAATTGGGGGGAACCGGCTTACAGGCATGAAAACACAATCCCAAAAGCTGACTAGGAAGTGTGAGGTTACAGCCATCCTTGTTCTGTATGGTCTCCCAAG ATTACTAACAGGATCTATCCTTGCCCATGAATTGATGCATGGATGGTTACGTCTGAAAG GATACCGCAATCTAAGCCCTGAGGTGGAGGAAGGCATCTGTCAGGTGCTCTCTCACATGTGGCTCGAGTCAGAGGTCATGCCTCGATCAAGAGGCATGCCATCTACATCAATGGCTtcatcatcgtcttcttcttcatcatataAAAAAGGTAGTAAATCTGAGGTCGAGAAGAAGCTGGGTGAATTCTTCATGCACCAGATTGCTCAAGACACATCAACAGCCTATGGAGAAGGATTCCGAGCTGCCAATGCTGCTGTCAATAGATATGGGTTACGTAGTACTCTGGACCATATTCGCCTGACGGGAAACTTTCCGTTGTAA
- the LOC122649648 gene encoding protein DA1-related 2-like isoform X1 has product MASSEVNHLAQPCVYGQFVSSYAERKSRFMKWIGKVFKVGSGRRVMGGRHPQFLGDENIVSRAPVRSTDERSRTENDELDHAIALSLAEDSKKRQGYRSRKDNDEDLSRALQESTNMSGYPPYPPPQYFPGGYRFCGGCNRDIGYGNYLGCMGTYWHPECFRCHACHHPITENEFSLSGRHPYHKSCFKELHHPKCEVCLKFIPTNGSGLIEYRSHPFWCQKYCPSHEYDNTVRCCSCERLESWNAKYISLDDGRSLCFECMESAIMDTGDCQPLYHSIRDYYEGMNMKLDQQIPMLLVERQALNEAIEGEKNGHHHMPETRGLCLSEEQTVTGILRRPRIGGNRLTGMKTQSQKLTRKCEVTAILVLYGLPRLLTGSILAHELMHGWLRLKGYRNLSPEVEEGICQVLSHMWLESEVMPRSRGMPSTSMASSSSSSSSYKKGSKSEVEKKLGEFFMHQIAQDTSTAYGEGFRAANAAVNRYGLRSTLDHIRLTGNFPL; this is encoded by the exons ATGGCTTCTTCAGAAGTAAACCATCTTGCTCAGCCTTGCGTCTACG GGCAATTTGTTTCCTCATATGCCGAGAGAAAGTCTCGCTTCATGAAATGGATTGGCAAAGTCTTTAAAGTGGGATCGGGTCGGAGAGTAATGGGTGGTCGGCATCCACAATTTCTCGGGGATGAGAACATTGTGTCTCGTGCTCCAGTTAGATCTACG GATGAGAGATCTAGAACTGAGAATGATGAGTTGGACCATGCAATCGCACTTTCTCTGGCGGAAGATTCTAAAAAACGACAAG GGTACAGAAGCCGCAAGGACAATGATGAAGACCTTTCTAGAGCACTTCAAGAAAGCACGAATATGTCTGGATATCCTCCTTACCCTCCACCACAATATTTCCCTGGAGGATATAG ATTTTGTGGTGGCTGTAATCGTGATATAGGCTATGGAAATTATTTAGGGTGTATGGGAACCTACTGGCACCCAGAGTGTTTCCGTTGTCATGCTTGTCATCACCCGATCACTGAGAATGAG TTTTCCTTGTCAGGGAGGCATCCATACCACAAGTCCTGTTTCAAAGAGTTGCACCATCCCAAATGTGAAGTCTGCCTCAAATTT ATCCCTACAAATGGAAGTGGTTTAATCGAGTATAGATCTCATCCATTTTGGTGTCAAAAATATTGTCCTTCACATGAGTATGATAATACTGTTCGTTGTTGCAGTTGTGAGCGGTTGGAG TCATGGAATGCAAAATACATTTCTTTGGATGATGGAAGGAGTTTATGCTTTGAGTGCATGGAGTCTGCTATCATGGATACGGGTGACTGCCAACCCCTTTACCATTCCATCAGAGATTACTATGAAGGAATGAATATGAAACTAGATCAACAGATTCCCATGCTTCTGGTCGAAAGACAAGCCCTCAACGAAGCTATTGAGGGGGAGAAAAAT GGCCACCATCACATGCCTGAGACAAGGGGTTTATGTCTATCCGAAGAGCAGACTGTTACCGGT ATACTTCGAAGGCCGAGAATTGGGGGGAACCGGCTTACAGGCATGAAAACACAATCCCAAAAGCTGACTAGGAAGTGTGAGGTTACAGCCATCCTTGTTCTGTATGGTCTCCCAAG ATTACTAACAGGATCTATCCTTGCCCATGAATTGATGCATGGATGGTTACGTCTGAAAG GATACCGCAATCTAAGCCCTGAGGTGGAGGAAGGCATCTGTCAGGTGCTCTCTCACATGTGGCTCGAGTCAGAGGTCATGCCTCGATCAAGAGGCATGCCATCTACATCAATGGCTtcatcatcgtcttcttcttcatcatataAAAAAGGTAGTAAATCTGAGGTCGAGAAGAAGCTGGGTGAATTCTTCATGCACCAGATTGCTCAAGACACATCAACAGCCTATGGAGAAGGATTCCGAGCTGCCAATGCTGCTGTCAATAGATATGGGTTACGTAGTACTCTGGACCATATTCGCCTGACGGGAAACTTTCCGTTGTAA